A genomic region of Caldicellulosiruptor acetigenus contains the following coding sequences:
- a CDS encoding nitrogenase component 1 translates to MAIKAFLEQRQGHIVQSGIPQCSRPTIPGVMSQRACTYYGARWVLAPVRNSTHIVHAPADCAYYGQNVRKKNYLILSTDMNEKDVIFGAHEKLERCIEEAAKIFPEHSMIFVYSTCTSSQIGEEIKWVVEKVKEKVQKPIIPVEVPGFGGFSQSDGHHIAQKAIISYLSEYCKKESTQPFSVNIIGEYNVAGETRVIKKLLEKIGIEVICSYTGDCDADLMQKSTSAALNLLVCKSSGLLLTQFMRERYSIPFVDVSFYGLSNTVNSLKKISKFFGIEHKVEMVISEEYEKIRDKLEKYKKKIFGKKAIILLGGSRIGFMAGAFKEAGLEICVCGSQFGCNIDYEAARFELPSALFIDDFNCAEIEEILLRIEPDVFIGGTREWYLAHKFGVPFLVFPQETKPYACFEGFLNMCEDLFKEIHAPVWRLI, encoded by the coding sequence ATGGCTATAAAAGCTTTTTTAGAGCAAAGACAGGGGCACATTGTACAGAGCGGAATACCTCAGTGTTCAAGACCAACAATTCCAGGTGTGATGTCCCAGCGCGCTTGCACCTATTATGGGGCGCGCTGGGTTCTTGCCCCTGTAAGAAATTCAACTCACATTGTGCACGCACCTGCTGACTGTGCATATTATGGTCAGAATGTAAGAAAGAAGAATTATTTAATACTTTCAACTGATATGAATGAAAAGGATGTTATCTTTGGTGCGCATGAAAAGCTTGAAAGGTGTATTGAAGAAGCAGCAAAAATCTTTCCTGAACACAGTATGATATTCGTATATTCAACATGCACATCTTCACAGATTGGTGAAGAAATAAAATGGGTTGTAGAGAAAGTAAAAGAAAAAGTACAAAAACCTATCATTCCTGTTGAGGTTCCTGGGTTTGGAGGGTTTTCGCAGTCAGACGGGCACCACATAGCTCAGAAGGCTATTATAAGTTATCTTTCAGAGTATTGCAAAAAAGAAAGTACACAGCCATTTTCTGTAAACATAATTGGTGAATACAATGTGGCAGGAGAGACGAGGGTTATAAAAAAACTGTTAGAAAAGATAGGAATAGAAGTTATATGCAGCTATACAGGTGATTGTGATGCAGATCTTATGCAAAAAAGCACATCTGCTGCATTGAACTTGCTTGTTTGTAAAAGCTCTGGGCTTTTGCTTACTCAGTTTATGAGAGAAAGATACTCTATTCCTTTTGTAGATGTTTCATTCTATGGACTTAGCAATACTGTAAATTCTCTTAAAAAGATTTCGAAGTTTTTTGGTATTGAACATAAAGTAGAAATGGTCATTTCAGAAGAGTATGAAAAAATAAGAGATAAGCTTGAGAAATATAAAAAGAAAATTTTTGGCAAAAAAGCGATTATTCTTCTTGGAGGTTCAAGGATAGGTTTTATGGCTGGTGCGTTTAAAGAAGCAGGACTTGAAATCTGTGTATGTGGCAGTCAGTTTGGATGCAATATCGATTATGAGGCAGCACGCTTTGAGCTTCCTTCTGCACTTTTTATCGATGATTTTAATTGTGCAGAAATAGAGGAAATTCTCTTGAGAATAGAACCTGATGTATTTATTGGCGGAACAAGAGAATGGTATCTTGCACACAAGTTTGGAGTACCTTTTTTGGTATTTCCTCAGGAGACAAAACCATATGCATGTTTTGAAGGCTTTTTAAACATGTGTGAAGATTTGTTCAAAGAAATACATGCACCTGTATGGAGGTTGATTTGA
- a CDS encoding nitrogenase component I subunit alpha: MPFVTLDCDRCIEERGKHTYITDRNNPVVPVCNVRTIPGDMTERGCAFAGARGVVGGPVKDVIQIVHGPIGCAYYTWSSRRHLSDSEFHRKYCFSTDMQEKDIVFGGEKKLYNAIIEANQQFPEAKAVFIYATCPTALIGDDLEAVAKKASKAIGKPVIAFNSPGFCGVSQSKGHHIANHTIFEKIVGTKELEDPTPYDVNIIGEYNIDGDYWVLEKLFTKIGLRIITAFTGNASYDNLCKMHYAKLNIVHCQRSATYIARLMKEKYGTPFIRVTLFGITETINSLREIGKFFGIEKKVEEVIEEELESIMLRLEFFREKLRGKRAMIYVGAPRVWHWIPLMRDLGIEVVACATTFGHEDDYEKINARADDGVLVIDNPNELELEEVIEKYKPDIFLTGLKEKYLAHKIGVPSLNSHSYENGPYVAFEGLVNFARDLYKSLYAPVWKFVDRRWASQWQQNLIVR; this comes from the coding sequence ATGCCATTTGTGACTTTGGACTGTGACAGGTGCATTGAAGAAAGAGGAAAACACACATATATAACTGACAGGAACAATCCTGTTGTACCTGTGTGCAATGTAAGAACCATCCCGGGTGACATGACAGAGCGTGGTTGTGCATTTGCAGGAGCAAGAGGTGTTGTTGGAGGACCTGTTAAAGATGTAATTCAGATAGTCCATGGGCCAATTGGCTGTGCATATTATACGTGGTCATCACGAAGACACCTATCCGATAGTGAATTTCATAGAAAGTATTGCTTTTCAACTGACATGCAAGAAAAAGACATAGTTTTCGGTGGGGAAAAGAAGCTTTACAATGCAATAATTGAAGCAAACCAGCAGTTTCCTGAAGCCAAAGCGGTATTTATATATGCAACATGTCCAACTGCCCTAATTGGTGATGATTTAGAAGCTGTTGCCAAAAAAGCTTCAAAAGCAATAGGAAAGCCAGTCATTGCATTTAATTCACCGGGTTTTTGCGGTGTTTCTCAGTCTAAAGGTCATCATATCGCAAATCACACAATCTTTGAAAAAATTGTTGGGACAAAAGAACTTGAAGACCCAACACCGTATGACGTTAATATCATAGGCGAGTACAACATTGATGGAGATTATTGGGTGCTTGAGAAGCTATTCACAAAGATTGGCTTGAGGATTATAACAGCATTTACTGGAAACGCTTCCTATGATAATCTGTGTAAGATGCACTATGCAAAGCTCAACATTGTCCACTGTCAGAGGTCAGCAACATACATTGCAAGGCTTATGAAAGAAAAGTACGGCACGCCATTTATCAGGGTAACACTTTTTGGAATTACCGAAACAATTAATTCTCTCAGGGAGATAGGAAAGTTTTTTGGAATTGAAAAAAAGGTGGAAGAAGTGATTGAAGAAGAGCTAGAAAGTATTATGCTAAGGCTTGAGTTTTTCAGAGAAAAGCTTCGCGGCAAGCGTGCAATGATTTACGTTGGAGCACCAAGAGTCTGGCACTGGATACCGCTTATGCGTGACCTTGGGATAGAAGTTGTTGCATGTGCTACAACATTTGGGCATGAGGATGACTATGAAAAGATAAACGCAAGAGCAGACGATGGAGTTTTGGTGATCGATAATCCTAACGAGCTTGAGCTTGAAGAGGTTATAGAAAAGTATAAACCCGATATATTCCTCACAGGATTGAAAGAGAAATACCTTGCACACAAGATTGGTGTTCCATCTTTGAACTCACATTCTTACGAAAATGGGCCATATGTAGCTTTTGAAGGTCTGGTCAATTTTGCAAGAGACCTTTACAAGTCACTCTATGCTCCAGTTTGGAAATTCGTTGACAGGAGGTGGGCATCACAATGGCAACAAAACTTGATAGTCCGCTAA
- a CDS encoding nitrogenase component 1, giving the protein MATKLDSPLISKANRHVTINPPKMCQPIGAMYATLGIDKAVPLVQGSQGCCTYVRYQFNRHFKEPVNIAVTSFHEDAAVFGGRRNLIEGIRNLVFRYAPKVIGVVTTCSSETIGDDIEAFIKEAYKKVREELGDEVAQSVFVVPIHTPSYAGTHVKGYDTATVSYIKYFAKSKEPNQKLYIIPGMINPGDIEEVKHLLSLMGVEYSVLFDISKTLNSPLMPPKPLYPEGGTPWQELEDCANGKAILALCPHAGGTGASYLESEFGVKSILGPFPVGVENTDKFIENVASIYEIEIPEEVKVERGLLLDAMADTCQYTMMRRAAVFGDPDIVIAVTRFLCELGMDVKVVETATTSPTFADEIKKIFDEYNIEGEILVDSDLYEFEYLAKEAGVEVILGNSKAVEVAKSVKCPVVRIGFPVYDRVGYFRYGITGYKGSIWLLDLIVNTILDYSYPHDKLHQ; this is encoded by the coding sequence ATGGCAACAAAACTTGATAGTCCGCTAATTTCGAAAGCAAACAGACATGTTACCATAAATCCTCCAAAGATGTGTCAACCAATTGGTGCAATGTATGCAACGCTTGGTATTGACAAGGCAGTGCCCCTTGTTCAAGGTTCTCAAGGATGCTGCACTTATGTTCGATACCAGTTCAACAGGCACTTCAAAGAACCTGTGAACATTGCAGTGACATCTTTCCACGAAGATGCGGCTGTGTTTGGTGGAAGAAGAAATCTTATAGAAGGAATAAGAAATCTTGTTTTTAGATATGCGCCAAAGGTGATAGGTGTTGTCACAACATGTTCAAGCGAAACCATAGGAGACGATATAGAAGCTTTTATAAAAGAAGCATATAAAAAGGTGAGAGAAGAACTGGGTGATGAGGTTGCACAAAGCGTATTTGTTGTGCCAATTCATACACCAAGCTATGCAGGAACACATGTCAAAGGCTATGATACAGCAACAGTTTCGTATATCAAATACTTTGCAAAGTCAAAAGAGCCAAATCAAAAACTGTATATTATTCCAGGAATGATTAATCCCGGCGACATCGAAGAGGTAAAACACCTTCTGAGTTTAATGGGTGTAGAATACTCAGTTTTATTTGATATTTCAAAAACCTTAAACTCACCACTGATGCCTCCAAAACCGCTCTATCCAGAAGGTGGCACGCCATGGCAGGAGCTTGAAGACTGTGCAAACGGGAAAGCCATCTTAGCTCTTTGTCCTCATGCAGGTGGCACTGGTGCAAGTTATTTGGAAAGCGAGTTTGGTGTAAAAAGTATCCTTGGTCCGTTCCCGGTTGGAGTAGAAAATACAGATAAATTTATTGAGAATGTTGCTTCTATCTACGAAATCGAAATTCCAGAAGAAGTCAAAGTTGAAAGAGGTCTTCTTTTAGATGCTATGGCAGATACTTGCCAGTATACAATGATGAGAAGGGCAGCTGTGTTTGGTGACCCTGACATTGTAATAGCTGTTACAAGGTTTTTGTGTGAACTTGGGATGGATGTAAAGGTGGTGGAGACAGCAACGACTTCTCCTACCTTTGCCGATGAGATAAAGAAAATCTTTGATGAATATAACATTGAAGGTGAAATTCTTGTAGACAGCGACCTTTATGAATTTGAATACTTAGCAAAAGAGGCAGGGGTTGAAGTCATACTTGGCAACTCAAAAGCAGTTGAAGTTGCAAAATCAGTAAAATGCCCTGTTGTGAGAATAGGCTTCCCTGTATACGACAGGGTTGGATATTTCAGATATGGAATAACAGGGTACAAAGGAAGCATCTGGCTTTTGGATTTGATTGTAAATACAATCTTAGATTATTCTTATCCACATGACAAACTTCACCAGTAA
- a CDS encoding NifB/NifX family molybdenum-iron cluster-binding protein, which produces MKKKRVAIATSDGRLVNRHFGNSENFLIVDLFSDGSCELICVREFKDKEEDCSNEQRIEKRIDMLKDCDVIVANRIGLCALEKLSDKIVLERQGFIKDALREIMELFM; this is translated from the coding sequence ATGAAGAAAAAGAGAGTAGCAATTGCAACAAGTGATGGAAGACTTGTAAATAGACATTTTGGGAATAGCGAAAATTTTCTAATAGTTGATCTTTTCAGCGATGGAAGCTGTGAACTTATATGTGTTAGAGAATTTAAAGACAAAGAAGAAGATTGTTCTAATGAGCAGAGGATAGAAAAAAGAATAGATATGCTAAAAGACTGTGATGTAATTGTAGCAAACAGGATTGGGCTTTGTGCCTTGGAAAAACTATCTGACAAAATTGTCTTGGAAAGACAAGGGTTTATAAAAGATGCTTTGAGAGAGATTATGGAGCTTTTTATGTAA
- a CDS encoding radical SAM protein — MESKLLGHPCFNKDVIYKIGRIHLPVAKSCNIKCNYCDRNISCINDHHPGACSKVLSPQEALRRYKDITSRDRTIKIVGISGPGDPLFNQETFETFELIRNYDAQAEFCISTNGLLLEDLAEVLLNYNVKYVTVTVNAVDSNIAQNIYEFAMYNELLYFGKEAAELIVHKQQYGIYRASELGLMVKVNTVLIPGINNHHIEEVAARVKALGAKVMNIMPLIPYAKFSDIERPSCSVLAQAREKCSKIIQLITHCRQCRSDEAGLLV; from the coding sequence ATGGAAAGTAAACTTCTTGGTCACCCATGTTTCAATAAAGATGTCATATATAAAATTGGCAGAATACATCTTCCTGTTGCAAAGTCTTGCAATATCAAATGTAATTACTGTGACAGGAACATCTCATGCATAAACGATCACCATCCTGGCGCATGCTCAAAAGTGTTAAGTCCACAAGAAGCGCTTAGAAGGTACAAGGATATTACAAGTAGAGACAGAACTATAAAAATAGTAGGAATTTCTGGACCGGGCGATCCTCTCTTCAATCAAGAAACATTTGAAACTTTTGAGCTTATAAGAAATTATGATGCACAGGCAGAGTTTTGTATAAGCACAAATGGGCTTTTATTAGAAGATTTGGCGGAAGTGCTTTTAAATTACAATGTCAAATATGTGACAGTCACGGTCAACGCAGTAGATAGCAATATTGCTCAAAACATTTATGAATTTGCCATGTACAATGAACTTCTATATTTTGGCAAAGAGGCGGCAGAGCTCATTGTCCATAAACAACAATATGGTATCTACAGAGCTTCTGAGCTTGGGCTTATGGTAAAGGTAAATACAGTTTTAATACCTGGAATAAATAACCATCACATTGAGGAGGTCGCTGCAAGAGTCAAAGCTCTTGGTGCTAAAGTGATGAATATAATGCCGCTCATACCATATGCAAAATTTTCTGATATTGAAAGACCATCTTGCAGTGTTCTTGCTCAAGCGAGAGAAAAGTGCAGTAAAATAATCCAGCTTATAACCCATTGCAGACAGTGCAGGTCGGATGAAGCTGGATTGCTTGTGTGA
- the modA gene encoding molybdate ABC transporter substrate-binding protein — translation MIKKLFIFKMRCVYFFIIASILLSTVSNVSFGKDKTKNESLIVFVPNTLESIVKDISKQFEKQKSCKVILNVAGTHVLVTQLKNGAECDVFFSADKRYIDSLKKAKYIDKYEIFAKSKLCVISSSPDVKKFEDISKKGIRLCIADPVSPIGMYTKMVIDKIKNDNKSLYSDIIGNIISQEFELTNVIQKVKVGEADAGIVYFTDAKLTKLKIITIPEKYNVVASHYVAAVKKTKNPKLAKDFIAFIKTKTIAKLLKEKGYE, via the coding sequence ATGATAAAAAAACTTTTTATTTTTAAGATGCGATGTGTCTATTTTTTTATAATAGCCTCTATTTTATTATCAACAGTTTCTAATGTATCTTTTGGCAAAGATAAAACCAAAAATGAAAGTTTGATTGTTTTTGTTCCTAACACGTTGGAAAGTATTGTAAAAGACATTTCTAAACAGTTCGAAAAACAAAAATCATGCAAAGTTATTCTCAATGTTGCGGGAACCCATGTGCTTGTCACACAGCTAAAAAATGGAGCAGAATGTGATGTATTTTTTTCAGCAGACAAAAGGTATATCGATAGTCTCAAAAAGGCCAAATATATAGATAAATATGAAATTTTTGCTAAATCAAAACTCTGTGTAATATCAAGTTCTCCAGACGTAAAAAAGTTTGAAGATATTTCAAAAAAGGGGATAAGGCTTTGTATAGCCGACCCTGTATCTCCAATTGGTATGTACACAAAGATGGTAATTGACAAGATAAAAAATGATAACAAGAGTCTTTACAGCGATATAATAGGCAACATTATTTCGCAGGAGTTTGAGCTCACTAATGTAATTCAAAAGGTAAAGGTTGGTGAAGCTGACGCGGGGATTGTTTATTTTACTGATGCAAAACTTACAAAGCTCAAGATAATAACCATTCCAGAAAAATATAATGTAGTTGCAAGCCACTATGTTGCAGCTGTAAAGAAAACTAAAAATCCAAAGCTTGCAAAAGATTTTATAGCTTTTATTAAGACCAAAACCATTGCAAAGCTATTGAAAGAAAAGGGATATGAATGA